The DNA region ACTCTGTGATCGTTATCGCAAAGAGTATCACCAGTAGTTACATCTTTAAGACCAATAGCAGCCGCTATATCACCAGCACGTACTTCTTTCAGTTCTGTTCGGTCATTTGCGTGCATTTGCACAATTCGACCAACTCGTTCACGTTTCTGCTTAACAGAATTATAAACAGCAGCACCTGATTCTAGTACACCTGAATACACACGGATAAAGGTCAATGTACCAACAAATGGATCAGTCGCAATTTTAAATGCTAGAGCCGCAAAAGGGGCTTTATCATCTGATGGGCGTTCAACTTCTTTATCGTTTTCATCAAGACCCTTAATTGCAGGGACATCAATAGGCGCGGGTAAAAAATCGATTACCGCATCAAGAACCGCTTGCACACCTTTGTTCTTAAAAGCAGAACCACAGGTAGCGAGCACGATCTCATTGTTAATTGTGCGCTGACGCAACGCTGTTTTAATCTCTGCTTCAGATAACTCACCTTCTTCAAGGTATTTATTCATCAGTTCATCAGAGGCTTCAGCTGCTGCTTCCACGAGATACTCATGCATTTCTGCAGCTTTTGCTGCCAGATGTGCAGGAATGTCTTCATAAGAGAACGTCATTCCCTGATCGTTTTCAGACCAGTTAATGGCTTTCATCTTAATTAAATCAATAACACCCTTGAAACTTTCTTCTGCGCCAATATTCAAGTGAATAGGGACACAAGTTGCACCAAGGCGGTTACGAATTTGTTTTATAACGCGGTCGAAATCTGCCCCAGCACGGTCCATCTTGTTAACAAACACGATACGCGGAACGTGGTATTTGTCTGCTTGACGCCATACTGTTTCAGATTGTGGTTCAACGCCTGACGAACCGCAGAATACAACTACAGCTCCATCGAGAACGCGTAATGAACGCTCGACTTCAATAGTAAAGTCTACGTGACCAGGAGTATCGATGATATTAATTCGGTGTAGAGCGAATTGGGCATCCATTCCGCGCCAGAATGCTGTTACTGCAGCAGATGTGATAGTAATACCACGCTCTTGCTCTTGTACCATCCAATCTGTCGTGGCGGCGCCGTC from Shewanella polaris includes:
- the fusA gene encoding elongation factor G; its protein translation is MARTTPIEHYRNIGIVAHVDAGKTTTTERVLFYTGMSHKIGEVHDGAATTDWMVQEQERGITITSAAVTAFWRGMDAQFALHRINIIDTPGHVDFTIEVERSLRVLDGAVVVFCGSSGVEPQSETVWRQADKYHVPRIVFVNKMDRAGADFDRVIKQIRNRLGATCVPIHLNIGAEESFKGVIDLIKMKAINWSENDQGMTFSYEDIPAHLAAKAAEMHEYLVEAAAEASDELMNKYLEEGELSEAEIKTALRQRTINNEIVLATCGSAFKNKGVQAVLDAVIDFLPAPIDVPAIKGLDENDKEVERPSDDKAPFAALAFKIATDPFVGTLTFIRVYSGVLESGAAVYNSVKQKRERVGRIVQMHANDRTELKEVRAGDIAAAIGLKDVTTGDTLCDNDHRVILERMEFPEPVITIAVEPRSKADQDKMGIALQKLAAEDPSFKVETDEESAQTLISGMGELHLDIIVDRMRREFGVECNVGKPQVAYRETIRSKVEVEGKFVRQSGGRGQFGHVWLRIEPLEEGAGYEFVNEIVGGAVPREFIPAVDKGIQEQMKNGVLAGYPVLDVKVSLFDGSYHDVDSNEMAFKIAGSMGFKTGALEATPVLLEPCMKVEVTTPENYMGDVVGDLNRRRGIIEGMDDGIAGVKLVHAVVPLSEMFGYATDLRSASQGRASYSMEFLKYADAPQNIAKAIIDSRN